One Arachis hypogaea cultivar Tifrunner chromosome 18, arahy.Tifrunner.gnm2.J5K5, whole genome shotgun sequence genomic window, AAAGaaatagatgaataaatgtgatgAATAATATTCAAAGTAACATCATCGTTGACGCAACCTCGTTTGTGCcaaaaaagatcaagagaaaaattTGTAGTCCTTAGCTTGCATAATGATCTCCCTCATTGCGCCAATCGAGCCTAAAACCATCAATAATACTCCAAATACGATGCAAAACTAAACaccatgaaaaaaaatttagtcatATATATAGTATAATCGTAAATTTTGTGAGATTTTAATCCATGCACTCTTAGTACGTATAAAATAGTACTACacttatatttgattttttattagttatcaAGAGCACTATATATTTATTAGATGTCATATTATGCAATATATGGAAATTCAACTATATAGAACTATGagaagaatttttaaaaatacataccCAATTTGCACACCAGGATCCGCTAAATCTCTTTGGTTTATAGACTACTAGCCATATTATGCAAGGGAGCTGCGAAAGTTCATTAAATTGAATACCATCAGAGTTTGTTTGTAGgttacaaaataataaataaataaaatgagatTAATTTGATTTCCTTACGAAGTATGTGGTTGGAGCGAAGACAAGTCCTCCTAAGAAGCTAAGGAGCCCACCAAAAAACGGAAATATAATTGCAACTAGCATAGTAAGTGCTGCATGTGAACAAAATTTTCAACGGTGCTATTAGATTCTACTCCCGTATTCATTGAAAAAgaacaactatatatatatacatatatatatatagacatagTAGGGAAAATATTATGAAGAACACTCACCAACATAAATATTGCGGGAAATGAAACGAAGGTACCAGGTTGGCCTGAAATTCATTCTCCGCACCATGATTGATTCCATCATGTCAAACACCGGAACAGCAAACACCTAACAACATGAGAACTTCTTAGTGCTCTCGGGAACTCTTGCATTCATTTATTAGTTAAATGATAAgtcattaataaatatttataacaaaattacTTTCACCGTATGTAGCATAAATTAATTAGAGAAGATAAATCCTCTTAAAAATAACTGAATATTATATATTCAGATAATAAATTATGATAATGATGTAATACATCTATGTTTTTACAGTGAAAGGATACAATGAACCCTTTCCGCTATATATAAGTAAACtcttaaaaaatactataaatacataaaaaaatagccatcaaattaattattaaactaaaatatatattaaaatataaaatatataaaaataatttaaataatatatgtatttataaaaaaaatccaaaatattaattcatctttttaattatcaagttttgaatttttttattttttatgtttttaaaaattaacatataatttgaagtttttactcttttaattatTAGGAGAATAAGTAGGAAGATgaattatgatttttaattattattttttgtaaaaatatatatcaactaatttagtgactaatttttagtgtacaaataaacTTTTTAAACAGAAATTTGATAGCTAGTTAGTGACTTATATTCATTTAAGTTTGTGTgtaaacaaaaattataaaactaaaagaTACATGAAGCCCAATATGGAACCCTAAAATAGCAAATAAATTAACACAGCTTTAGTGTAAAGTGAAGTGTACCTGATAACTTCCGGTGACATGAATAACCACAAACATATTGGCAACGGCGGTGAGCCAATGGGGTTTATCGAGGGACATGAGGATGTTATCAGTAACAGAGTTTCCAAAAGCCCAGTAGCCAAAGATTGCAACAGGGAAGTAACACAAACCCACAACAATGTAAGCAGCAATCATTCCCTTCCACATGGCCTTCTTTGAAGGCTTCTCTGGCGTCGAAGGAACTGTTGCTTGGATCTCAAGTAACACATTGTGTGCAGCATACCCAAATGCTATGGTCCCCAAACCGGTGAAGAAGTCGAAAACGTTCCCTGTCGTAGTTGAAGATCTTCCATCATATTTCACATCTGGTAAGGCACCTTTATGAGCCGAACTTGTCCATGCAATCGTTGAGTAGctgcaattttcaaacatgtaactAATCAAGTtcttaactaatataattaattaccagACTAATATTATCTTAGCATACAATATATATAAGCAAAACAGAAATTACCAGATGGACATGACGGCTGCAGAAATAGATACACCAATGATGGAATTGAAACTGGGGAGATGCGAGAGGAAAAACTGAAGGCTTGCAAAGATCATAATGAAGTAAGTGGTCCTAATTGGCTTACAGTCTTTGCAAAGAATCTGATGGGCCTTCTTCAAGGAATTTCCACCAGTAATCATGTAAATTATATCTGTGCCAATATCCACTATGAGTGTTTGAGGCACCACAATCCATAAACCTAGTTTCTCTCCGAAGGCATATTGCCCTAATTCATGGTACCTATCAAACCTCTTCCCAGACTCAGCCTCGTGCATCTCAATCATCTGCCATGCCGTGTATAACGTGCATATCCACGAAAGCACCAAAACCGTGATGCCAGGACCCCTAAGAGAagaatatttttatacaaaaagaTATAAAGttaaatctttaatatatttattaaagaaaattataaattttaattagtagTAATGTTCAGGTGTGTTTTTAGGATACACTATAGCTGAAtcttatattaaaaaagaaaacctcaattagaaaaataaagttAATTGATGAGGGAGATGGATGAAAGGAATAAGCAAACCATCCAAGTTGAGACATGGCATAGGGAAATCCAAGTACTCCAGCACCAACCAAAGCAGTGACATTGTGAAAAGCACTGTACCACCACTTTCCATTCCTGGACCTCGTCACTGCGAGCCAATTATTGATATCTTTATTATTATCTTCCATCTTCTCTTTTGTGTTCAATCAAGAGAACTTCAACCAACTGCATGTGTTCAGCAGTAACACTATTTTTATATTGATATTCTGTTGACAAAAGAtaacaaaagattaaaaaaaacgtCTTTCCTTTTATAATATAAGATTTtgtaaatcttttttgtttttgttttaatttaagtaattctttatttattcatctttatatttattatctaaaacttAAAACTTAAAAAGATTCAAACATCACTCTGATTTTTTTGTCCAGTTAAAATTCCAATGACacttatcttttattaatatcttttttaagGACTTGTTTGagtaagtttttaaaaaaaaaatttttaagttatcttttttcaaaaaatcttatcgaaaaataaaaataattttatatttgaataactcatacaaaaaatttttttatactcatttgtttaaaataatttcatctatttatacaatttttaataaaattattttgtgtgTGTTTATATTTCATAAATTACCTAAAAATTCGACAATTGACATGAATTTGTGTCTATTTTTCGTGATAAAATAACCAGTGTTAGATATGTGCACAATCTCTAAGTGGTTTGTGACCCGACTCACATTAAATAATGCTAtgaaagaataatttaaaattattttatttaacttaataaatataatttcataggtgtaatatatataattacatatttataacCTTTAATATTATAAGTTATTCTGAGTAATTATTAAATACACacaaaaggcaaaaaaaaaaaaaaacagtgaaaTCGAATTTTGTTGTAtgttaattaatttgaaattgGGTGCACGCAGGCtgttgatttattgaaaaaatggtGTACATAAATGCCAAAAATTTGGAGAAGCAAACAGCATTAGACTTGCCAATGATTGAAAGAGGTCATTGAATGCTAGAGCAAAACTTGGTGCATCAGTTGTTGTTGAATCCTTTGACTACATATGTTTGATTATAagaataattgttaattgttactgGGAATATGATTCTGCATATTCATATAAAATTTCAACTCTTAGTATGAAGTCCTTTTTATTTTGAGTTAATCAGAACCGTTACTGTGTATAGTTGTATACCAGGTAAAATCACGTGCTTTGTTTTGTATAGTCAACTtagaatatataatttattcacaAATCTCAAGGTCCTCAAACCAATAAACTTTACATAATACATAAAAAACGAAGGTTAAAGATTGCCACTTATTTTAACAGCGCGATTCAAGGGTTGAGTTCACATCTGTTCAGTTCCAAGATCTTGTGTTAAGATCCTCGGTTCTGAAAAGAAAATCAAGCTAAGGAAGGTTATCAAACATGGCAAATATTAGTGAGTTGTATGGTGCTGCTTCGTTAGGAGAAACAGACACTATCTACAAAGTTATTCAGCAGAATCCACGCATTTTGGAAGTGGTTGATGCAGTACCATTTGTCAACACTCCTCTGCACACTGCTGCATATGCAGGCAAAGTCGCTTAAATCTCTAATTTTACTATTTAAatcattttataatttagtttAGAGTTTATTTCCAAAGTTAGAAATGATACTCGAACTCGTGACCTCTAAGTGAGTATGAaaaaactatgtcatttgagttatatctCGTTGGTTGGTTTAGTTGAGAGTTTAGACGTTTAATATATACTCTTAATTTTGTGTAAAGCATTATTTTTACTATCTTTTACAGGACATCTAGAATTTTCCATAGAGATTATGAGATTGAAGCCTTCATTTAGTTGGAAGCTAAACGAGCAAGGTTTTAGTCCAATCCACCTTGCATTACAAAACAATCAACACAATCTGGTGCGTCGCCTTGTAGAAATCAACAAAGATCTTGTTCGAGTGAAAGGAAGAGAAGGCGTCACTCCTTTGCATTTTCTATGTCAATCTGGTGATGATGATGGAAATATCACACTTTTAATTGACTTGCTTGAAGCATGCCCTGATTCTATTGAAGATGTGAATATGGAAAAATGAGACTGCACTCCATATTTCGCTCATAAATGGAAACTTGAGAGCCTTTCGAATATTGGTGGGTTGGCTGAGGAGCATTGTCCATGAGGATGCTTTTTCTTTAGAGCGCTCTATTTTGAACTGGAAGGATTCAGATGGCAACACTATTTTGCACATTGCAACAATCAATGATAACAAACAGGTACACTCTTAtaaggtgaaaactcaagtgcagtcgacttcacatgaatttgatacctgagagccgttgaatgatttgactgatttgactaaattttcatctaacgactctcaggtattaacttcacgtgaagtcgactgcagctGAGTTTCCACCCTCATATATATATCACGGTAatgataaaaagacaaaaaaaaaaaaaacaaagtcaaAATTTAACGtatttagctttttattttagcattaataaaatgttaaataccacaaattttaattgtttttagctaatttttttatcaaatatttatatatatatattaaaaactcCAGTGCAATGATATGTTCTCTATTCCTTTCCTCTCAAGTTTATAGGTCAAAGTAACTGTCCATTTCTACTTTTAAAGATAAtttcatctatttttttttttcataaatcacTTAAAAATCCGATAACTACCTATGagtttttgtctat contains:
- the LOC112770631 gene encoding lysine histidine transporter 1-like encodes the protein MEDNNKDINNWLAVTRSRNGKWWYSAFHNVTALVGAGVLGFPYAMSQLGWGPGITVLVLSWICTLYTAWQMIEMHEAESGKRFDRYHELGQYAFGEKLGLWIVVPQTLIVDIGTDIIYMITGGNSLKKAHQILCKDCKPIRTTYFIMIFASLQFFLSHLPSFNSIIGVSISAAVMSICYSTIAWTSSAHKGALPDVKYDGRSSTTTGNVFDFFTGLGTIAFGYAAHNVLLEIQATVPSTPEKPSKKAMWKGMIAAYIVVGLCYFPVAIFGYWAFGNSVTDNILMSLDKPHWLTAVANMFVVIHVTGSYQVFAVPVFDMMESIMVRRMNFRPTWYLRFISRNIYVALTMLVAIIFPFFGGLLSFLGGLVFAPTTYFLPCIIWLVVYKPKRFSGSWCANWFCIVFGVLLMVLGSIGAMREIIMQAKDYKFFS
- the LOC112770632 gene encoding uncharacterized protein, which gives rise to MANISELYGAASLGETDTIYKVIQQNPRILEVVDAVPFVNTPLHTAAYAGHLEFSIEIMRLKPSFSWKLNEQGFSPIHLALQNNQHNLVRRLVEINKDLVRVKGREGVTPLHFLCQSGDDDGNITLLIDLLEACPDSIEDVNMEK